The Alphaproteobacteria bacterium genome contains a region encoding:
- the ligA gene encoding NAD-dependent DNA ligase LigA: MTNMAKDVAKLSISDLSAKQAKAEHARLHAELTEHDKRYYQNDKPTVTDAGYDALKRRYGEIEDRFPELKTLESLSLKVGAAPTGRFAKVRHAVPMLSLDNAFSEEDVARFVDRIRRFLKLSADEPLAFTAEPKIDGLSMSLRYEKGELVTAATRGDGTVGEDVTANIKTMKDVPHTLRGKDIPGVAEARGEVYMTKADFLALNERQKAEGKELYINPRNTAAGSLRQKDAGITASRPLRFFAYAWGEMSEMPAETQSGMLKWLAKCGFHTPPVWKICKSAEDLLAFHKEIGEQRASLDYDIDGVVYKVDRLDWQERLGFVSRSPRWAIAHKFPAEKATTVVKDIEIQVGRTGALTPVAKLEPVGVGGVIVQNATLHNADEIARLDVRIGDTVTIQRAGDVIPQVLGVVPEKRPKGAKEYAFPKTCPCPLKTPVVREINSAGEEGVRFRCSGEFACPFQKTEHLKLFVSRGAFDIDGLGAKQIDYFFEQGWIKEPADIFTLEERNGKKFTLEEVEGYGETSARNLFGAIRARREISLERFIYSLGVRHVGDTTARALARGYGTWEAFHDAALKVAKGDEDTRAEMDALDQIGDTVIDALAAYFKESHNRGIVDRLVKQVRIQEAEKPASNTVIAGKTVVFTGSLEKMTREEAKAMAERLGAKTSGSVSKKTDYVVAGPGAGSKLDKAREAGVTVLTEDEWLELIKK; encoded by the coding sequence ATGACGAACATGGCAAAAGATGTCGCAAAACTCTCAATTTCCGACCTGTCCGCCAAGCAGGCCAAGGCCGAGCATGCGCGGCTGCATGCGGAGCTGACCGAGCACGACAAGCGCTACTATCAGAATGACAAACCGACCGTCACCGACGCCGGATATGACGCGCTGAAGCGGCGCTACGGCGAGATCGAAGACCGTTTCCCCGAACTCAAGACACTGGAGAGCCTGAGCCTCAAGGTCGGGGCGGCGCCGACCGGGCGTTTCGCCAAGGTGCGGCACGCGGTGCCGATGCTCTCGCTCGACAACGCGTTTTCCGAAGAGGATGTGGCGCGCTTCGTCGATCGCATCCGGCGCTTCCTGAAGCTCTCCGCCGACGAGCCGCTCGCCTTCACGGCCGAGCCGAAGATCGACGGACTCTCGATGTCGCTGCGCTACGAGAAGGGCGAACTCGTTACCGCCGCGACGCGCGGCGACGGCACGGTCGGCGAGGATGTCACCGCCAACATCAAGACGATGAAAGACGTACCGCACACGCTCAGGGGAAAGGACATCCCCGGCGTCGCCGAGGCGCGCGGCGAGGTCTACATGACCAAGGCCGATTTCCTTGCGCTCAACGAGCGGCAGAAAGCCGAGGGCAAGGAGCTCTACATCAATCCGCGCAACACGGCGGCGGGCTCGCTGCGCCAGAAAGATGCCGGCATCACCGCATCGCGGCCGCTGCGCTTCTTCGCCTATGCGTGGGGCGAGATGAGTGAGATGCCGGCGGAAACGCAGTCCGGCATGCTGAAGTGGCTTGCGAAGTGCGGCTTCCACACGCCGCCGGTCTGGAAGATTTGCAAGTCGGCCGAGGACCTCCTCGCCTTCCACAAGGAGATCGGCGAACAACGCGCCTCGCTCGACTACGACATCGACGGCGTCGTCTACAAGGTCGACCGGCTCGACTGGCAGGAACGTCTGGGCTTCGTTTCACGAAGCCCCCGCTGGGCGATCGCGCACAAGTTCCCGGCCGAGAAGGCGACCACCGTCGTCAAGGACATCGAAATCCAGGTCGGCCGCACCGGCGCGCTCACCCCGGTTGCGAAGCTCGAGCCGGTCGGCGTCGGCGGGGTCATCGTGCAGAACGCGACGCTGCATAACGCCGACGAGATCGCGCGGCTCGATGTGCGCATCGGCGATACGGTGACGATCCAGCGCGCCGGCGATGTGATCCCGCAGGTGCTGGGCGTCGTGCCGGAGAAGCGGCCGAAGGGCGCGAAAGAATACGCGTTTCCGAAAACCTGCCCGTGTCCGCTCAAGACGCCGGTGGTGCGCGAGATCAATTCGGCGGGCGAGGAGGGGGTGCGCTTCCGCTGTTCGGGCGAGTTCGCCTGCCCGTTCCAGAAGACCGAGCACCTGAAGCTGTTCGTCTCGCGCGGCGCGTTCGACATCGACGGGCTCGGCGCCAAGCAGATCGACTATTTCTTCGAGCAGGGATGGATCAAGGAGCCGGCCGACATCTTCACGCTGGAAGAGCGCAACGGGAAAAAGTTCACGCTCGAAGAGGTCGAGGGCTACGGCGAGACCTCGGCGCGCAACCTGTTCGGCGCGATCCGCGCGCGGCGCGAGATTTCGCTCGAACGCTTCATCTATTCATTGGGCGTTCGCCATGTCGGCGACACGACGGCGCGCGCGCTGGCGCGCGGCTACGGCACCTGGGAGGCGTTCCACGATGCGGCACTGAAAGTTGCGAAGGGCGATGAAGATACGCGCGCCGAAATGGACGCGCTCGACCAGATCGGCGACACGGTGATCGACGCGCTCGCGGCGTATTTCAAGGAGTCGCACAACCGCGGCATCGTGGATCGGCTGGTCAAGCAAGTGCGCATCCAGGAGGCCGAGAAGCCCGCGAGCAATACGGTGATTGCCGGCAAGACCGTGGTGTTCACGGGCTCGCTCGAGAAGATGACACGCGAAGAAGCCAAGGCCATGGCCGAACGCCTCGGCGCGAAAACATCCGGCTCGGTGTCGAAGAAGACCGATTATGTGGTGGCCGGCCCGGGAGCCGGCTCGAAGCTCGACAAGGCGCGCGAGGCCGGCGTCACGGTGCTGACCGAGGACGAGTGGCTGGAGTTGATAAAAAAGTAG
- the recN gene encoding DNA repair protein RecN encodes MLSRLSIRDIVLIERLDIDYAAGLAVLTGETGAGKSILLDAFALALGSRGDASLVRQGAEQGQVTAAFDVAADHPALALLTENGIGTEDGLILRRVQLADGRTRAFVNDQPVSVQVLKALGSALVEIHGQHDERALVDVSTHRRLLDAYAGLEDDATAVGRSWTARRTAEDAVTAHRARVEQAQREADWLRYAVDELTRLKPETGEETALAEKRAAMMAVDKVAEDLRDANEAVAGERSPIAALSGALRRLERRRAQAPALIDPAVKSLDAALSALDETRSQLDAALAAANHDPNELDRIEERLFALRAAGRKYNVAVDNLAALAAKHAADLATLDAGAEELKKLEAAARQAAAAYAKAAAALSEARRKAAAKLDKAVTAELKPLKLERARFSANIEADAGGPDGIDRVEFWVQTNPGTRPGPLMKVASGGELARFLLALKVVLADRGSAPTLVFDEIDTGAGGAVADAIGLRLARLGEKVQVLAVTHAPQVAARADKHYLITKDALARGKRVATNVSELVADRRREEIARMLAGAEITDEARKAAERLIRAAG; translated from the coding sequence ATGCTCTCCCGGCTCTCGATTCGCGACATCGTTCTGATCGAACGGCTCGACATCGATTACGCCGCGGGCCTCGCCGTGCTCACCGGCGAGACCGGCGCCGGCAAGTCGATCCTGCTCGATGCGTTCGCGCTCGCGCTCGGCAGCCGGGGTGACGCGAGCCTGGTACGCCAGGGCGCCGAGCAGGGGCAGGTGACGGCGGCGTTCGATGTCGCGGCGGACCATCCGGCGCTCGCGCTGCTCACCGAAAACGGCATCGGCACGGAGGACGGCCTGATCCTGCGCCGCGTGCAACTCGCCGACGGACGCACGCGCGCCTTCGTCAACGATCAGCCGGTCAGCGTGCAGGTGCTGAAAGCGCTCGGCAGCGCCCTGGTGGAAATCCACGGACAGCATGACGAGCGCGCGCTGGTCGACGTTTCGACGCACCGGCGGCTGCTCGATGCCTACGCGGGGCTCGAGGACGATGCCACCGCGGTCGGACGTTCATGGACTGCGCGGCGCACCGCCGAGGACGCGGTGACGGCGCATCGCGCCCGCGTCGAGCAGGCGCAGCGCGAAGCCGACTGGCTGCGCTACGCGGTCGATGAGCTCACCCGGCTGAAGCCGGAGACTGGCGAGGAAACCGCGCTCGCCGAAAAGCGCGCCGCCATGATGGCGGTCGACAAGGTGGCGGAGGATTTGCGCGACGCGAACGAGGCGGTCGCAGGCGAGCGCTCGCCGATCGCGGCGCTTTCGGGCGCGCTGCGGCGGCTGGAGCGGCGCCGTGCGCAGGCGCCTGCATTGATCGATCCCGCGGTGAAATCGCTCGATGCGGCGCTGAGCGCGCTCGACGAGACGCGCTCGCAACTCGACGCGGCGCTTGCCGCCGCGAACCACGATCCGAACGAGCTCGACCGCATCGAGGAGCGGCTGTTCGCGCTGCGCGCCGCAGGCCGCAAATACAACGTCGCGGTCGACAATCTCGCAGCGCTCGCCGCCAAGCATGCGGCCGATCTCGCCACGCTCGATGCGGGCGCCGAGGAACTCAAAAAGCTCGAAGCGGCCGCGCGCCAAGCTGCGGCCGCCTATGCGAAGGCCGCGGCAGCGTTGTCCGAGGCACGCCGGAAGGCCGCCGCCAAGCTCGACAAAGCGGTCACCGCGGAGCTGAAGCCCTTGAAGCTCGAGCGTGCGCGGTTTTCGGCCAACATCGAGGCGGATGCGGGCGGGCCCGACGGCATCGACCGGGTCGAATTCTGGGTCCAGACCAATCCCGGCACGCGGCCGGGCCCGCTGATGAAGGTCGCCTCGGGCGGCGAGCTCGCGCGCTTTTTGCTCGCGCTGAAGGTCGTGCTCGCGGACCGCGGTTCGGCGCCGACATTGGTGTTCGACGAGATCGATACCGGGGCGGGCGGCGCGGTCGCGGACGCGATCGGGCTGCGGCTCGCGCGGCTGGGCGAGAAGGTGCAGGTTCTCGCGGTGACGCACGCGCCCCAGGTCGCGGCACGCGCCGACAAGCACTATCTCATCACCAAGGATGCGCTCGCGCGCGGCAAGCGCGTCGCGACCAACGTCAGCGAGCTTGTCGCCGACCGCCGCCGCGAGGAGATCGCCCGCATGCTGGCAGGTGCGGAAATCACCGACGAGGCGCGCAAGGCGGCGGAGCGGCTGATCCGGGCGGCGGGGTGA
- a CDS encoding transporter, which produces MNQGVHNFMVYGFGDIPVGAYDPSRLANVGIGHGAIDGGGGYTYFNPQTGHEFSAVAGVTYNFKNYFTDYQNGIDFHLDWGASQFISKQVQVGLVGYFYQQLTADQGQAAFLGEFKSRVAAVGPQIGVLFPVGDMQGYLNLKGYWEFAAENRASGWNAWVQFVVSPPEPGEAKPKPALIHK; this is translated from the coding sequence GTGAATCAGGGCGTGCACAATTTCATGGTCTACGGGTTCGGCGACATTCCGGTCGGCGCCTACGATCCGTCGCGCCTCGCCAATGTGGGCATCGGCCACGGCGCCATCGACGGAGGCGGCGGTTACACCTACTTCAACCCACAAACCGGCCACGAATTCTCGGCCGTCGCCGGCGTCACCTATAACTTCAAGAATTACTTCACCGACTACCAGAACGGAATCGACTTTCACCTCGACTGGGGTGCTTCGCAATTCATCTCCAAGCAGGTCCAAGTCGGGCTTGTCGGCTATTTCTATCAGCAACTCACGGCCGATCAGGGACAGGCCGCTTTTCTCGGAGAGTTCAAGTCGCGCGTGGCGGCCGTCGGCCCGCAGATCGGCGTGCTGTTTCCGGTCGGCGACATGCAGGGCTATCTCAACCTGAAAGGCTATTGGGAATTCGCCGCGGAGAACCGGGCCTCCGGCTGGAACGCGTGGGTGCAGTTCGTGGTGTCGCCGCCGGAGCCGGGCGAAGCGAAGCCAAAGCCTGCGTTAATCCACAAGTGA
- a CDS encoding arylsulfatase, with the protein MLAGTALAATSTLAAGAQTQFAQAQPRVAPSGPPNIVYFLVDNLGYGELGCYGGGILRGADTKRIDAFAAEGMKLLNFAPEAQCTPSRSALMTGRYAIRSGNHTVALPGEEGGLVAWEHTMGDVLSARGYATACFGKWHIGESTGRWPTDHGFDEWYGPPRTWDESLWPADPWYDATRDGVSNLLEARRGETPRAIKQITLDARRDVDAEFLTRSRAFMKRSVDAGKPFFLYFNHSMMHMPTIPRAEFKGKSRQGDWADCLLQLDADFGAVLDTLSELGIDNNTIVIFSGDNGPEEIEPWRGHSGFFDGSYFTGMEGSLRTPCLVRYPGHVPANRQSNEIVHITDMFTTLLRWAGANVPADREIDGADQRAFLEGKEESSARDGFPYWMGDTMYGVKWQNFKLVMYLQKTLSDPALKLPTPHVVNLIVDPKERKAFDLPYLHSWTAVHFGKILREFAASVKREPLIPAGATLNHIPSRK; encoded by the coding sequence GTGCTTGCGGGCACAGCCTTAGCGGCAACATCCACCTTGGCGGCGGGCGCGCAAACGCAGTTCGCACAAGCGCAGCCGCGCGTAGCCCCCAGCGGACCGCCCAACATCGTCTACTTCCTGGTCGACAATCTCGGGTACGGCGAACTCGGCTGCTATGGCGGCGGCATCCTTCGTGGTGCCGATACAAAGCGCATCGACGCGTTTGCGGCCGAAGGGATGAAGCTCCTCAACTTCGCGCCCGAAGCGCAATGCACGCCGTCACGCTCCGCCTTGATGACGGGCCGCTACGCCATTCGCTCGGGAAACCACACCGTCGCATTGCCGGGAGAAGAGGGCGGCCTTGTCGCGTGGGAGCACACGATGGGTGACGTGCTCTCGGCCCGCGGATACGCAACCGCCTGCTTCGGCAAATGGCACATCGGCGAGAGTACCGGCCGGTGGCCGACCGATCACGGGTTCGACGAGTGGTACGGCCCGCCACGAACCTGGGACGAGTCGCTTTGGCCGGCGGACCCTTGGTACGACGCAACACGTGACGGCGTGTCGAACTTGCTGGAGGCCCGCCGTGGCGAAACGCCGCGCGCGATCAAGCAGATCACGCTCGATGCGAGACGGGACGTCGATGCCGAATTCCTTACGCGCAGTCGGGCTTTCATGAAGCGGAGCGTGGACGCAGGAAAACCGTTCTTCCTCTATTTCAACCACTCAATGATGCACATGCCGACCATTCCCCGCGCGGAGTTCAAGGGGAAGTCCAGGCAGGGTGATTGGGCCGACTGTCTGCTTCAGCTCGACGCCGATTTCGGCGCCGTCCTCGATACCCTCTCGGAGCTTGGAATAGACAACAATACCATTGTGATCTTCTCCGGCGACAATGGCCCGGAGGAAATAGAGCCGTGGCGCGGTCACTCCGGCTTTTTCGACGGCTCCTACTTCACCGGGATGGAAGGCTCACTGCGCACGCCATGTCTCGTGCGCTATCCCGGACACGTTCCTGCAAACCGGCAGAGCAACGAGATCGTCCACATCACCGACATGTTCACCACGCTTCTGCGGTGGGCCGGCGCAAACGTCCCCGCGGATCGCGAGATCGACGGCGCCGATCAGCGCGCGTTTCTCGAAGGCAAAGAGGAAAGCTCCGCCAGAGACGGCTTTCCGTACTGGATGGGGGACACGATGTACGGGGTAAAATGGCAGAACTTCAAACTGGTGATGTATCTGCAAAAGACACTCAGTGATCCGGCCCTCAAGCTACCGACACCGCACGTTGTCAACCTCATCGTCGATCCCAAGGAGCGCAAGGCGTTCGACTTGCCTTACCTGCATTCCTGGACGGCCGTTCACTTCGGGAAAATTCTCAGGGAGTTTGCGGCGAGCGTAAAGCGCGAACCGTTGATCCCGGCGGGGGCGACCCTGAACCACATTCCCTCAAGGAAGTGA
- a CDS encoding outer membrane protein assembly factor BamD — translation MTRFGQTTQWLTAARLAALALCVALLPACSLFGKEEVIPDDPADKLYNEGLYLMNNKHDYKKAAKRFEEVDRQHPYSEWARKALLMSAYAHYEGTSYEDSITAAKRYVTLHPGSPDAAYAQYLIASSYFDQIPDITRDQQRTEKALQALDEVVRKYPNTEYAAAAKQKMEIARDQLAGKEMETARFYQKKRDYIAAINRFKVVITQYQTTRHVEEALMRLTEMYMTLGIVNEAQTAAAVLGHNFPDSQWYKEAYRLVKGGGLEPYEDQGSWISKAFKKVGLG, via the coding sequence ATGACGCGTTTTGGTCAAACGACACAATGGCTCACGGCTGCGCGCCTTGCGGCGCTCGCGCTGTGCGTTGCGCTGCTGCCTGCGTGCAGCCTCTTCGGCAAGGAAGAAGTCATCCCGGACGATCCGGCGGACAAGCTCTATAACGAGGGCTTGTACCTGATGAACAACAAGCACGATTACAAGAAGGCGGCCAAGCGCTTCGAGGAAGTCGACCGCCAGCATCCCTATTCGGAATGGGCGCGCAAGGCGCTGCTGATGTCCGCCTACGCGCACTACGAAGGCACGAGTTACGAGGACTCGATCACGGCAGCGAAACGCTACGTGACCCTGCATCCCGGCAGCCCGGACGCGGCGTATGCGCAGTACCTGATCGCCTCGTCCTATTTCGACCAGATCCCGGACATCACCCGCGACCAGCAGCGCACCGAAAAGGCGCTGCAGGCGCTCGACGAGGTCGTGCGCAAATATCCGAACACCGAGTACGCGGCGGCCGCCAAGCAAAAAATGGAGATCGCCCGCGACCAGCTCGCCGGCAAGGAAATGGAGACGGCGCGCTTCTATCAGAAGAAGCGCGACTACATCGCGGCGATCAACCGCTTCAAGGTGGTGATCACGCAGTACCAGACCACGCGCCATGTCGAGGAGGCGCTGATGCGCCTGACCGAGATGTACATGACGCTCGGCATCGTCAACGAGGCGCAGACCGCGGCCGCGGTGCTCGGGCACAATTTCCCCGACAGCCAGTGGTACAAGGAAGCCTACCGGCTGGTGAAGGGCGGCGGACTCGAGCCCTACGAGGACCAGGGGTCCTGGATCAGCAAGGCGTTCAAGAAGGTCGGGCTGGGGTAG
- the lpxC gene encoding UDP-3-O-acyl-N-acetylglucosamine deacetylase codes for MKAGRQTTLGARASVSGIGVHSALPVTLTLHPADAGTGVVFVRLDAEGRPEREIRASARYVTATELATVLGDDDAGPCVSTIEHVMAALCGLGVDNAIIEIDGPEAPIMDGSAAAFVAAIDQAGIVALPEARRFTKVLKPIRVQKGDAYGELTPYDRGFRVDVTIDFAHPLIGQQSIAMEVEPTSFRREVSRARTFGFMKDVSKLWSAGYALGASLENTVVMADDRLLNPEGLRYVDEFVRHKALDAIGDLALAGAPVLGAYKSVCGGHKLNHAVLCALIADPTAWTVVEAKLPRVRGHAEIATHAPAYRADLS; via the coding sequence ATGAAAGCGGGCAGACAAACCACGCTTGGGGCGCGTGCATCCGTATCCGGCATCGGCGTCCATTCCGCTCTTCCAGTCACATTGACATTGCATCCGGCAGACGCTGGCACCGGAGTGGTCTTCGTCCGCCTCGATGCGGAGGGCCGCCCGGAGCGCGAAATCCGCGCCAGTGCCCGCTACGTCACGGCGACGGAACTTGCGACCGTGCTGGGCGACGATGATGCGGGCCCGTGCGTCTCCACCATCGAGCACGTCATGGCGGCGTTGTGCGGCCTGGGCGTCGACAACGCGATTATCGAGATCGACGGCCCGGAAGCGCCGATCATGGACGGCAGCGCGGCGGCCTTCGTCGCCGCCATCGATCAGGCGGGAATCGTGGCGCTGCCCGAGGCGCGCCGTTTCACCAAGGTCTTGAAGCCGATCCGCGTGCAAAAGGGCGATGCCTACGGCGAATTGACGCCCTATGACCGCGGGTTCCGCGTCGACGTCACCATCGACTTCGCACATCCGCTGATCGGCCAGCAATCGATCGCGATGGAGGTCGAGCCGACGAGCTTCCGCCGCGAGGTGTCGCGCGCGCGCACCTTCGGTTTCATGAAGGACGTGTCGAAGCTCTGGAGCGCGGGCTATGCGCTCGGCGCGTCGCTCGAGAACACCGTGGTCATGGCGGATGACCGGCTGCTCAACCCGGAAGGTCTTCGCTACGTGGACGAGTTCGTGCGTCACAAGGCGCTCGACGCGATCGGCGACCTTGCGCTCGCCGGCGCGCCGGTCCTCGGCGCCTACAAGTCGGTGTGCGGTGGCCACAAGCTCAATCACGCGGTCCTGTGCGCGCTGATCGCCGACCCCACGGCCTGGACGGTGGTCGAGGCGAAACTGCCGCGGGTGCGCGGCCATGCCGAGATCGCCACGCATGCGCCCGCCTATCGGGCTGATCTGTCGTAG
- the ftsZ gene encoding cell division protein FtsZ codes for MTINLKLPDIRELKPRITVFGVGGAGGNAVNNMITAGLVGCDFVVANTDAQALTLSKAERIIQMGIQVTEGLGAGSQPDVGRAAAEEVIDEIRDHLQGAHMVFVTAGMGGGTGTGAAPIVAQAAKELGILTVGVVTKPFHFEGVRRMKVAEAGITELQKAVDTLLIIPNQNLFRVANEKTTFADAFAMADQVLYSGVACITDLMVKEGLINLDFADVRAVMREMGKAMMGTGEASGDKRALSAAEAAISNPLIDETSMRGAKGLLISITGGKDLTLYEVDEAATRIREEVDQDANIIVGATFDESLDGIVRVSVVATGIDVEASAQQPAPRTVSPQAVAAPMPAPQAVAAASRLAELTQSLRVSTQRMMERGTDQGHRAVAQALSIAPEAIEPPHAEIMEPIEASAPAPAPITAIEDVTIRPITPKPTLFVERAAAERADVAAPLAAPEKPFIPPQAERPVSRAPRMPRIDELPIPAQNQIRARQAEAAAAPEKPRQSLLQRLASVGLGRREDEARPAPAQAPVVQRATPPMPKAPPMPPLAPQAARPESVSDYAKRPVTQRPAPQGLDQHGRTAPVHNSVEDDQLEIPAFLRRQAN; via the coding sequence ATGACCATCAACCTGAAACTGCCCGACATCCGCGAGCTCAAGCCGAGGATCACCGTGTTCGGTGTCGGCGGCGCCGGCGGGAACGCGGTGAACAACATGATCACGGCCGGCCTGGTCGGTTGCGATTTTGTCGTCGCCAACACCGACGCGCAGGCGCTCACACTCTCGAAGGCCGAGCGCATCATCCAGATGGGCATCCAGGTCACCGAGGGCCTCGGCGCCGGCTCGCAGCCCGACGTCGGGCGTGCGGCGGCCGAGGAGGTGATCGACGAAATCCGCGATCACCTGCAGGGTGCGCACATGGTGTTCGTCACCGCCGGGATGGGCGGCGGCACCGGCACCGGCGCTGCTCCGATCGTCGCGCAGGCAGCCAAAGAGCTTGGCATCCTCACCGTCGGCGTCGTCACCAAGCCGTTCCACTTCGAAGGCGTGCGCCGCATGAAAGTGGCGGAGGCCGGCATCACCGAATTGCAGAAGGCGGTCGATACGCTCCTCATTATTCCGAACCAGAACCTGTTCCGGGTCGCGAACGAGAAGACCACCTTCGCCGACGCCTTCGCGATGGCCGATCAGGTGCTCTACTCGGGCGTCGCCTGCATCACCGACCTGATGGTCAAGGAAGGCCTGATCAACCTCGACTTTGCCGACGTGCGCGCCGTGATGCGCGAGATGGGCAAGGCCATGATGGGGACGGGCGAAGCGTCGGGCGATAAGCGCGCGCTCTCGGCCGCCGAGGCCGCGATCTCCAATCCGCTGATCGACGAAACCTCGATGCGCGGCGCCAAGGGGCTGCTCATCTCGATCACCGGCGGCAAGGACCTCACCCTCTACGAGGTCGACGAAGCCGCAACGCGCATCCGCGAGGAAGTCGATCAGGACGCCAACATCATCGTCGGCGCGACCTTCGACGAGAGCCTCGACGGCATCGTGCGTGTGTCGGTTGTTGCGACCGGCATCGACGTGGAGGCTTCCGCGCAGCAGCCGGCGCCCCGCACCGTGAGCCCGCAAGCCGTGGCGGCGCCGATGCCGGCGCCGCAGGCGGTCGCCGCGGCCTCGCGGCTCGCCGAGTTGACGCAGAGCCTGCGCGTATCGACGCAGCGCATGATGGAACGCGGCACCGATCAGGGGCACCGCGCGGTCGCGCAGGCGCTCTCGATCGCACCGGAAGCGATCGAGCCGCCGCACGCCGAGATCATGGAACCGATCGAGGCCTCGGCGCCCGCGCCTGCGCCGATCACGGCGATCGAGGACGTCACGATCCGGCCGATCACGCCGAAGCCGACGCTGTTCGTCGAACGGGCCGCTGCAGAGCGTGCCGACGTTGCAGCGCCCCTGGCCGCGCCCGAGAAGCCGTTCATTCCGCCGCAGGCCGAGCGCCCGGTCTCGCGCGCGCCGCGCATGCCGCGCATCGACGAACTGCCGATCCCGGCGCAAAACCAGATTCGCGCGCGGCAGGCGGAAGCCGCCGCCGCTCCCGAGAAACCCCGCCAGTCCCTGCTTCAGCGCCTCGCCTCGGTCGGCCTCGGCCGGCGCGAGGACGAGGCCCGCCCGGCACCGGCCCAAGCGCCGGTTGTCCAGCGCGCAACCCCGCCGATGCCCAAGGCACCACCGATGCCCCCGCTTGCGCCGCAGGCGGCGCGGCCCGAGTCCGTCTCGGACTATGCCAAGCGGCCCGTCACGCAGCGCCCGGCACCGCAGGGGCTCGACCAGCATGGCCGGACCGCCCCTGTGCATAACTCCGTGGAAGACGATCAGCTCGAGATTCCCGCCTTCCTGCGCCGCCAGGCCAATTAG